CCACGTCCTGTCCGGAAGGTGCGCCGTCGTAACGGACGGGAAGCCGTCCTTCcgtttcacacacacacacacaaacacacttgtcCAGTTGGGTTATGTGACATCATCGTCACCACTTTTGGAGTAAAAGGCTAAAAGtatttacccccaaaaaaggatttttaatAGAGGTTAttctttcatttcaaatagTAATACCCAAGCTATGATATATCCAAATCAAAGAATCTTTTTCTTTACGGAGCCACACGGCGTCACGCCGCGTCAGGCCACGGAGATGGACCAGGCCGTTTGTCACGTTACATTGGACACGTGTCGCTCTTGGAAAAACCCACAAACGCGTGAGAAGTGGCAGATGACAGGAAACGCGTGAGAAGCCAGAGAGAAAAGCTGATTTGGGGGGTCACGGGGTCACTTGCTTCATTTGCACTGGAAAAAATTATATAAGGCATATCAAATGTATCGATTAAAAGTGCTTTCTCTGCCAAGAACAGCGACGGACGTGCAATCTATCAAAGAAAGGTTTCAGTCGTGTCACACAAGTCATGGGATTTAGGATGGGAGGGGCTTAAATGGCGGTTATACACACGCCGTGTGTTTATGTTGCGCGGGATAGATAAGCAAACGTAAACCACAGGGAGATCAAATtctcgaccacgcccttccaacacacacacacacacaaatcagcCTCTGCGACTCATTGACTGGGCCGTCCAAACGTATGGGACGTCCGGCACCGTCGATGGCCTTGAAAGACGGCCATTAAGGGCCCTCCAATCAGAGCTCGGGGGGCTCAGGTCTTGCCCGTCGGGGGGGACCCGCCCCCTTGGTCGTGAACAGCTGGCGACGCAGATGTCTCGTCTCGTCTCCTCCGCCGGCAACGCCATCTCATAGTTTAGCCGATAGGGAAAAAGCCATATTTGTCGGTCATTTCTTCTTATTTTACTCATGAGTCACTTGGTCCGCGGCGATAGACGTCCCATCCACAAAAGggcaaatgtttgtattttcgGGTCGCTTGGTGTTGATTAGGGTATTTGTGGATCTTTTATTGCCGTCAACGGCACTGATACAATCATTCCCTCAGCCTCTATCAAGGCAggcaaaaaatgactatgtacaGAAAGCTAAACTTGATTGTCAATGTTAACGACGCCCTCCGGTGGCCTCAAAGTAAATGACAGATCCAAAAATTCCAGGTACAAACTTTAATGAAAgggatttaaaaatacattttttttgcttgttcacAGGTCATCCAGCAGGCGGCAGAGGTCACCATCCAAACATGTATTCCAGGGCCTTGGAGACGAAGCCGTCGTCCTTCCTGGGCGTGCGTGTGTCTGTCACCACCTGAGAACGCGAGCACATCGCATAAGGGAAGGGAGCGGCCATCTTGCGTCAGAGTAAAGATACATGTTTTCCGCGTGCCTGGTATTCGCTGGCAGAGTTCCTGTAGGAGACGCTGAGCGATCTGATGGCCGAGCGCGGCGTGCAAGGAAGGGCGGGGGTGGTCGGAGGCGACGCCGCGCCCATCTCGTTCATCTCCATGACGCTCTGACAGTGGACAAAAATTCAGGTTATTAcagtttgtctttcttttttttatctcggTGACTCACCTTTTCTATGCAGGGTTTGACGCCCACCATGATGGCGTCCCCGAAGACTTTTCCGTCTTTGGACAGAGCTTTACGAGCTTGAAGTCGGGACTGATATTGGAGGTGCATCCAGTTCCCGGGAGACGCCATCTACCATCGGCACAACGGCGGATGATCAACATTACTATCATCATAATGCCCCGCCACCCCCCGCCACCCCCACGAGGAGCTTACGCTGTGCTTGAGGATGTTTCCGTACTGGGCGAACTGCAGCAGGATGTAGGAGGCCGAGGCCGGGGGAAACCTGTCACGGGTGGGGACAAATGTATCGGCAAAGATGGGGAGGCCAAGTGCATGCTCCCGTTTGGACTCGTCGGCTCTCCTTACCCGAAGACGGTGACCCAGGTCTGGTCCAGTTGGTCTTCGGAGGACAGGGATTCCCCCTGACTGTAGAAGGGGTCCGCCTGAGCGGGAGAAAGGCACAGCTGCTGCGAGCCCGGAAACGACGGCCGCCCCCACCGCGTCGTCGCCTCGCCGCCGGACCAGCCGGAAGCCGGGGGCGTAGCCGAGACCGGCGCCGAGGCCGGAGACCGCGAGCTGCAAAAAGACTGAAAGGGGGTCCGCCGGGTCAGCCGGCGGATGGCGTCCACTGGCCTCCGCCCATTGACCGGCACCCACCTGCGTCCGTGCGCCGAGCGGCGTTCCCACGGCGACCGGGCCGTCGTGGATGCTGCGCACGGGCGGGGCGCCGCTCTTGTCTTTGTGGGCGGGGACCACCGGCTGCGGGGCGCCTCCTCGGGACACGGCGGCGGGTGAGAATCGCCGGCTGGGCGCGGCTCGACCGCCCACCCGTGCCCTCCCTCACCTTTGTGGACGGTGCCGTCGGAGAGGGGCGAGGTCAAGCCGAAGGGGCGGGGCTGCGGGCTGACCGCCGCCGGGAGGTCGCCCATCAGGAAGCCCGGCAGGAACTGAGCGCCGTGGGCCGGCTTGGGGGAGGTCGGGGAACCCAGCGTCATGGGTTCGGATCCCGCTGAGAGAAGAGACGGAGAATTAGGCATCTTTTAGGAAGGGCTCCTAAACCAACTGCGACCTAAACCTCTCACCGACTGGGTGGAACGTATCCCTCGTCAGATTGTGACGTCGCTCACGCTAAACTGCTCTAACTCTGCCACTCCGCTTACCTCGTCTCTCGGAAGTGACAGTGCTTCTGTGCTGTGAAACTATATCTGCAATTGTGGATCCTTGCGGGACTCTGAC
Above is a window of Stigmatopora nigra isolate UIUO_SnigA chromosome 11, RoL_Snig_1.1, whole genome shotgun sequence DNA encoding:
- the nup35 gene encoding nucleoporin NUP35 isoform X2 — protein: MQFYHSFKDLPTTLLTSLWDGLVRVPQGSTIADIVSQHRSTVTSERRAGSEPMTLGSPTSPKPAHGAQFLPGFLMGDLPAAVSPQPRPFGLTSPLSDGTVHKGAPQPVVPAHKDKSGAPPVRSIHDGPVAVGTPLGARTQSFCSSRSPASAPVSATPPASGWSGGEATTRWGRPSFPGSQQLCLSPAQADPFYSQGESLSSEDQLDQTWVTVFGFPPASASYILLQFAQYGNILKHSMASPGNWMHLQYQSRLQARKALSKDGKVFGDAIMVGVKPCIEKSVMEMNEMGAASPPTTPALPCTPRSAIRSLSVSYRNSASEYQVVTDTRTPRKDDGFVSKALEYMFGW
- the nup35 gene encoding nucleoporin NUP35 isoform X3; protein product: MELQAGSEPMTLGSPTSPKPAHGAQFLPGFLMGDLPAAVSPQPRPFGLTSPLSDGTVHKGGAPQPVVPAHKDKSGAPPVRSIHDGPVAVGTPLGARTQSFCSSRSPASAPVSATPPASGWSGGEATTRWGRPSFPGSQQLCLSPAQADPFYSQGESLSSEDQLDQTWVTVFGFPPASASYILLQFAQYGNILKHSMASPGNWMHLQYQSRLQARKALSKDGKVFGDAIMVGVKPCIEKSVMEMNEMGAASPPTTPALPCTPRSAIRSLSVSYRNSASEYQVVTDTRTPRKDDGFVSKALEYMFGW
- the nup35 gene encoding nucleoporin NUP35 isoform X4, yielding MTLGSPTSPKPAHGAQFLPGFLMGDLPAAVSPQPRPFGLTSPLSDGTVHKGGAPQPVVPAHKDKSGAPPVRSIHDGPVAVGTPLGARTQSFCSSRSPASAPVSATPPASGWSGGEATTRWGRPSFPGSQQLCLSPAQADPFYSQGESLSSEDQLDQTWVTVFGFPPASASYILLQFAQYGNILKHSMASPGNWMHLQYQSRLQARKALSKDGKVFGDAIMVGVKPCIEKSVMEMNEMGAASPPTTPALPCTPRSAIRSLSVSYRNSASEYQVVTDTRTPRKDDGFVSKALEYMFGW
- the nup35 gene encoding nucleoporin NUP35 isoform X1, whose translation is MQFYHSFKDLPTTLLTSLWDGLVRVPQGSTIADIVSQHRSTVTSERRAGSEPMTLGSPTSPKPAHGAQFLPGFLMGDLPAAVSPQPRPFGLTSPLSDGTVHKGGAPQPVVPAHKDKSGAPPVRSIHDGPVAVGTPLGARTQSFCSSRSPASAPVSATPPASGWSGGEATTRWGRPSFPGSQQLCLSPAQADPFYSQGESLSSEDQLDQTWVTVFGFPPASASYILLQFAQYGNILKHSMASPGNWMHLQYQSRLQARKALSKDGKVFGDAIMVGVKPCIEKSVMEMNEMGAASPPTTPALPCTPRSAIRSLSVSYRNSASEYQVVTDTRTPRKDDGFVSKALEYMFGW